The genomic interval ATTGAACTCATTCTCCTTACTAAAGGGTTTTCCGTCTAACTTTACCGTTAAAAGATCAGGTGGAAACAAATCTTCAATAGTTCCACCCGTTATCTCAGTAGAAAAAATAACACCGATATTATCAAAAAGCCTATATACTGAATTTGAATTCATTTCTTTGGGATCCACATTTGAAAAATTCTTTAACTTTCCTTTGATTTTTTTGGCTCCTTCATCATTATCGTATATAAAAATAACAGGCTTTCTATCAGCGTCCAGAGCAAATATTTTACGCTGGCTATAGTAGTGCTCAATAAGATAATCCAAACCAGAACTTCCAGACGGTACATGGAATATTCTTTGAAAACTTTTAGTAATTGTGCACAACTTTACATGATAATCAATTTTCTCTTTAGTAACTGTAATTAAACTTGGGTAATCATTATGGAGCATTTGTAAGGCATATCGAATATAGAGAGGATCAGTTTTTCCTTCAAATATAAAAACAGGCATGTCATTCCCAATAATCAGCTTATAAAGAAGGAATTGCTGGTATAATTTTTCTATTCCGGTTGAATTTTGACCAAATACAATATTTACATCTTTTCCTGAATGCCGTATATGGTGAGTATATGAAAGTCGTCCTTCAATTGTCTGTTTTGAGATAGGCTGCATTAGAACCTCCCCGAGGGGGATAACAGTTTATCGTATGGAATACCTCCCCCAAAAAGAGCTTTACAAGCAGCTCTGAGGTTTTTGTAATACTCTTTTGGGACATTAACTGATTTATTCACAACAAGCCCTGTTACGACCTGTCGCGAACGTCGGTATTGGACTGAGATTTTTTCTGGGTTATATAAAAAACCAGCACGTTCTATTTCTTTACGTAATACTTTCCCAATTTGCCATATTCCATTTTCATTTTTCTTTGCCAATTCTTTTGGAAAACACTTCATATTTGTAGAGAAGGTAATATCATCTACATAACGCGTATATGTACACCTTGATTTTTTTGCCAGTTGTACAAGCCGTGCATCCAATACACTTGCGATGAGATTTGACATAATAGGAGAACTTGGGCTTCCTTGTGGGAGTTCATTATTATCACATATTATTTGTGCTAATACGGTTGCCACAGATTTATCTAACTTAAAGATTTTACTTGAAATAAAGAAACCACGAACTCTTCCAAAATTTATCGTTGGGAAAAAGTCCTTTAAATCCACATTAAGTATATATCGTTTACGTACATGTCGCCGTGCATTGGTTATACATGATCTGTGCTTGATATAACCATGGATAAGTTGGCGTTGTAGTTCTTGTTGGGAAACTAAAACATTATCATTGAAGATGGCATATAACTGATCCCCCACTCTCCTTTGTAATAATTTTAACTTCTCATTCGGAGATTTAATCTCTCGAAAACCACCGTTCTTTTTCGGGATAGTCCAAGATTCATACTTCTGATCAGCTGGTATTTGGAATAAAATATATGTAAGCGTTTGAGGCTTGTACCCTAGAGAAATCGCTAGATCTGATCTATTTTGTGCATCAATTAGTTTTTCCATTTTATAAAAGGGGCTCATGGGCACTCTTTTTGCGAGCATAGGTAACAGGGACCGATGCGATAAAGGGCAACAGTAAGGAAGCAACACTTCCTAACCTTATTTTCATTTGTCACGAAACATGACATAAAATCTGCCCATGAGCCTATTTACTACTCTAAACTGATCGTCATTTCGCGTCAACTCTTTCTATTTTGTTTATTTTCTCAATTCAGTTACATCCTTTTCAGTGAATCACTGAAAATGCATCAAAATTGAATAACAAAACCCTATACTTCTTTATAGAAATAAATTCATAGTGAAATTCAACTTTTTTTTGAAACAAACGACTTCTATACTGGAAATCCACCTTGATTGGATTAAGGATTTGACTTCTTATACTTCTGTAATCGACTATTCGGCTTATCCGGTACCGTCATATCTACATAGCCACCCGCAAGGGCGGGTAATAGGTACTTCTGTCGGAAGTTCTTCTCGTCTTTCAGCCCAAGCCGCTCTTGAAGCTCCTTGCGTGTCAGCTCCTCCCCTTTCTTGAAAACCTTTATCAATCGTTCGACTTCGGGGGTGACTTCATGGCTGACTTCGGGGGTAACAGCGTGCTGGGCTTGGAGTGCTTCAAGGATTGCCCCTAAAAGAAACTCGACGAATATACCTGCATCCGTCTTTTCGGTACTGTCGCCGATGGCTTGGTAGTATTCCGCTTGGTGGGCATATACAAGGTTTTCGATAGGTACATGGGCAAATACCGGCTTCCAGGTACTTAAAATAAGCGTTTGCCACAATCGACCCATACGTCCGTTCCCGTCAGCGAAGGGATGTATGAACTCGAATTCGTAATGAAAAACGGAGCTTTTCACCAAAGGATGATCTTCAGACTGCTTTAGCCAGCTCAATAAGTCGTTTACGAGAAATGGAACCCGATCGGCAGGGGGTGCGAGATGAATCACCTCGGTTCCGGCGATAACCCCGACACCGCCATGTCTAAATTGCCCTACTTCGTCGATTAGCCCCTTCATCATGCAACCATGGGCAGCGAGAAGGTCTTTTTCCGAATATGGGTCCCAATTCGTGAATCTATCATAGGTATCTATGGCGTTCCGGACTTCCTGAACCTCTCGGAGTGGCGCGATTACGTGTTTTCCCTCCAGGATGGCGGTGATTTGCTCTTCACTTAAGGTATTCCCCTCTATGGCGAGGGATCCCTGTATGGTTTTGATTCTATTCGCTTTTCGAAGCCTCAGGGAATCGCTTTGCTCCATCCTGATCGCATACCGTTCAAGCTGTGCCGAGATTTCGGCTATTAGGGTGATGCTTTTCGCGGTTATTTTAAAAGGAGGAACATAATTGCCCATCTACCAACTACCTCGCTAAAAGGTCTCCCAAAATTTCGTAATAAATCGAGTATACCATAAAATGGAGTTTTAGACGTTAATGATCTCAACTCTCCATAAACGGCTAATATAAGCTTTCTTAGATTACCACCAAATACACCTAGATATTCCCCTTCAAGAACCACAAAAAAGGAGGGGAACGATGTTTCCACCACTGAAAAGCGGGGGCAGATCCCCATTATTGGACGTACTCCAGGCAATTCTGCGGGTACTTTTCGAGCGAATCACTCATGGACCGGGGAGGTATTGAGACTATGCGGTATGACGTTGTAGCCGATAGGAAAGGGCCGGACATGAAGATTGGCAAGGCCGAGGACGTGTGGAAGGCAACTGAGCGCTTTCACAGGGCCAGAAAGGAACATTTCCTGGTCCTCACCTTGAATGGGGCTCACGAGGTGATAAGGCTCAGGATCATCACGATAGGGATAGCTAATCGTTGCCTGGTCCATCCCCGTGAGGTATTTACCCCGGCGCTCCAGGACGGCGCAGTAGCGGTAATTCTAGCCCATAATCATCCATCCGGGCAGCTTGATGCTTCCGAGGAGGATAAATCCATCACAAAGCGGCTCGTAGAAGCTGGCCAGGTCCTCGGAATCCCCGTTTTGGATCACCTGATCGTCACGAAAGGCGGTTGGTTCTCCTTCCTGGAGTCCGGACTCTTGTAATACCTAGGTTATCGCGTGAGGTAATCCCGGATGGTTTCATCGATATCGCGATGAATTTTATCTGACAAGTCCTTTTTCAGATCCGTTAGCAGGGTTTGACGTTCGGCAACCTCGGTGGGCGCTTCAGTCAATAAGAGCTGATATACCTCAAGCCCCAGGGCATGGGCGATTTTCCCAAGGTTCTCTAGACTTGGGCTTTTCCGACCAATTTCAATCTCCCCAATGAATGCGACCGAAGTCTCGGCTAATTCGGCAAGTTTTGCCTGACTTATGCCCAATCGATCCCGGGCGGCCTTCATATTTTTAGCCAATACGGCCTTTGTATCCATGTTTCGTACCCTCTTGTAGCTATCTTATGATTAAGCTACAAGTAAGTACTTGCAATACACACAAAGCTATAACACTCTATAGCCACAAGCAGGTAATAATAGACATTCATGAGAAGCAATCGTTGGAAAGCAGCAAGCTTCTCCTAATTACCTCCTCTAGCAAGAAAACTATCTTGTGTAACAAAAAACGGATTTAACCGGAAAGACCGGCGAAAAAGGAGAATCGAATGAGCGATGTTGATGAAAATGGCAGTGGCGGGTCGGTATCGGTAGTAGTATTCCCGATACTCTCCACTATTGTGATGTTAGTGTACAATTCTTTCTGTAAATTGGGTTGAAAAAAGCAGGCCGATCGGGCTCAAATGGTAAGTGACCAAACCAACCATAAGGAGAACCCGATGGCCTACGAATCAGAATATACACTTTTGGAGCAAGTGATCCAGATGCTGGCAGCGAATGGGGACAATAAATTTTCTCGTGTTATCGAAGTGGTCGTCAATGAGGCCATGAAGATCGAGCGAGCAAAGGCTCTCAACGCCGAACCATATGAACGCACGGAAGAGCGTACTGGGCATGCCAATGGATTTAAAGACAAGACGCTCAATCTTGCGACCGGGAAAGTCCTCTTGAAAGTACCACAAGTTCGCGGGATGGAGTTTTACCCCAGCTGCATCGAGAAAGGCATGCGCAGTGAGCGTGCTCTCAAGCTCGCCATCGCCGAAATGTATGTCAAAGGAGTAAGTACCCGCAGGGTCTCGGATATCGTCGAAATTCTTTGTGGCACCGAAGTCAGCTCGTCCCAGGTCAGCAGGCTGGCAAAGGAGCTCGATGAAGAGATTACGTCTTGGAAGGCGCAGCCTGTCGGACAGATTCAATACTTGGTACTTGATGCGACCTATGAATCGGTGCGCGTCGGTTCCCAGGTGGTCAAGCAGGCTCTTCTAGTGGCTATTGGCGTTGATTACAGCGGGAATCGGCATATTCTTGACGCCGAAGTCGCGAACAGTGAGGCAGAGGTAAACTGGCGTTCCTTTCTCGAGGATCTCGTACGACGAGGGATGCACGGCCTGCGAATGATCACCAGTGATGACCACTCAGGACTGCGCGCTGCAATCGATGCTGTCTTCCCTGGAATTCTGTGGCAACGCTGCCAGTTTCATCTGCAGCAGAATGCCCACTCCTACGTCACGAAAAAAGATGACATCCCGCTGATAGCCGCTGATATTCGGAAGGTGTTCAATGCACCTGACCGCGAGAACGCGGAACGATATTTGCAACAGCTCGTTGAAAAATATCAAAAAACCCATCCGCGTTTAGCGGCTTGGGCCGATGAGAATATACGGGAAGGATTGAGTGTATTCAACATCCCGGAGAATCACAGGAGGAAAATGCGAACATCGAATCTGGCAGAGCGCCAGATGAAGGAGATCAACAGGCGAACGAAAGTAGTGGGTGTTTTCCCGAACGCCGAGAGTTTACTTCGCCTTGCGGCTTCTATGCTGATCGAACAAAACGACCAGTGGCAGAATGACAAACGGTACTTGCCTGAGTCAACCGACCGACCTGCTTTGAACGAAATTTACAGAAAAAAGGTTGCATAATCATTGTGATCCACCTAGTGTTTATCTCCCAAAGCACTCAACGCGCAGGGGTATTCACGTGGATTCTGTATTACCTCACAGGAATAGTAGGGGGCTTTATCGCAGCAGCGATCGCAAATAAGCTTCGGCTTGCGGTGATGCCTGATGCCGTCTACACCTCCGATGGTTTTTGGGGTTTAGTCAAACAGAAGGTATTCTGGGCGGTCGGGCCTCAATTCGTCGGATCCTTAATCATACCTTTCGCTTGGCTATTCTTACGTTTCCCATCGTAACCGAACCGTAAGAAAGAAAGGCTCAAACCAAGGGCGCGGGGACTTACCCCCGCGCCCTATTTATTTTAAAGGAAATCCCAAGATGGAGATGATCTATTCCTATACACGGGCTCAAGCCCTTGAAGACGGCGTACTTGTGGACGTAACCCATACTGCCTCCGCATGCGGTTTACGTGTTCCCGTAGCTATAACCGACACCCTATACCACGGATACATAGAAG from Teretinema zuelzerae carries:
- a CDS encoding reverse transcriptase domain-containing protein yields the protein MEKLIDAQNRSDLAISLGYKPQTLTYILFQIPADQKYESWTIPKKNGGFREIKSPNEKLKLLQRRVGDQLYAIFNDNVLVSQQELQRQLIHGYIKHRSCITNARRHVRKRYILNVDLKDFFPTINFGRVRGFFISSKIFKLDKSVATVLAQIICDNNELPQGSPSSPIMSNLIASVLDARLVQLAKKSRCTYTRYVDDITFSTNMKCFPKELAKKNENGIWQIGKVLRKEIERAGFLYNPEKISVQYRRSRQVVTGLVVNKSVNVPKEYYKNLRAACKALFGGGIPYDKLLSPSGRF
- a CDS encoding Fic family protein, whose translation is MGNYVPPFKITAKSITLIAEISAQLERYAIRMEQSDSLRLRKANRIKTIQGSLAIEGNTLSEEQITAILEGKHVIAPLREVQEVRNAIDTYDRFTNWDPYSEKDLLAAHGCMMKGLIDEVGQFRHGGVGVIAGTEVIHLAPPADRVPFLVNDLLSWLKQSEDHPLVKSSVFHYEFEFIHPFADGNGRMGRLWQTLILSTWKPVFAHVPIENLVYAHQAEYYQAIGDSTEKTDAGIFVEFLLGAILEALQAQHAVTPEVSHEVTPEVERLIKVFKKGEELTRKELQERLGLKDEKNFRQKYLLPALAGGYVDMTVPDKPNSRLQKYKKSNP
- a CDS encoding JAB domain-containing protein; translated protein: MRYDVVADRKGPDMKIGKAEDVWKATERFHRARKEHFLVLTLNGAHEVIRLRIITIGIANRCLVHPREVFTPALQDGAVAVILAHNHPSGQLDASEEDKSITKRLVEAGQVLGIPVLDHLIVTKGGWFSFLESGLL
- a CDS encoding helix-turn-helix domain-containing protein, giving the protein MDTKAVLAKNMKAARDRLGISQAKLAELAETSVAFIGEIEIGRKSPSLENLGKIAHALGLEVYQLLLTEAPTEVAERQTLLTDLKKDLSDKIHRDIDETIRDYLTR
- a CDS encoding IS256 family transposase, with translation MAYESEYTLLEQVIQMLAANGDNKFSRVIEVVVNEAMKIERAKALNAEPYERTEERTGHANGFKDKTLNLATGKVLLKVPQVRGMEFYPSCIEKGMRSERALKLAIAEMYVKGVSTRRVSDIVEILCGTEVSSSQVSRLAKELDEEITSWKAQPVGQIQYLVLDATYESVRVGSQVVKQALLVAIGVDYSGNRHILDAEVANSEAEVNWRSFLEDLVRRGMHGLRMITSDDHSGLRAAIDAVFPGILWQRCQFHLQQNAHSYVTKKDDIPLIAADIRKVFNAPDRENAERYLQQLVEKYQKTHPRLAAWADENIREGLSVFNIPENHRRKMRTSNLAERQMKEINRRTKVVGVFPNAESLLRLAASMLIEQNDQWQNDKRYLPESTDRPALNEIYRKKVA